A region from the Branchiostoma lanceolatum isolate klBraLanc5 chromosome 2, klBraLanc5.hap2, whole genome shotgun sequence genome encodes:
- the LOC136427259 gene encoding liver carboxylesterase B-1-like, whose protein sequence is MASGTMFLMLLACLWATAAAESGDGGRTVPTTGGDVRGTVQYIKDLPDKPIYTFLGIPYAAPPVGNLRFRAPQPAVPWEGAIDATKPGPYCPQGPLIFQLFPFKFHHYDFDEDCLTLNIETPTVEKDAELPVMLWIHGGGLSMGFGYVVPFAAMVAQQDVVVVTINYRLGALGFLSTGDENAPGNVGFMDQVQAMAWVQENIRNFGGDPDRVTIFGESAGGLSVGYQVVSPLGKGLFRRAISQSGTSFTMEVEEKPLELAAILADEVGCESKDTAILVHCLRQKTTEEVVQGAERMMKLGSGEWGKYFAPVFNEDFLPEHPKDLYSRGQANDVDYLLGVNNNEFGFVMPSMMSANFGQKGMTEDTFILELEQLIERIYPGTKKDSIIAAARKVYRDHDNPDDPIAVQHQYTLFAGDQLFVAPTVETAGKHAESGSKVYLYEVHYAPSSHAAGRPKWVRCDHGDDLPSMSGWPFLDIHLAAGGVLPFSSEDRQFSRDIMTYWANFARTGDPSDPTGGPAGSPAVPEWPQYTPGNPTYMKLGLTSSSDVGLYPERMALWNDVIPKLVASSDKEEL, encoded by the exons ATGGCCAGTGGGACCATGTTTCTCATGCTACTAGCATGCCTTTGGGCAACAG CTGCTGCTGAAAGCGGCGATGGCGGTCGTACTGTACCTACCACCGGTGGGGATGTGCGTGGAACAGTACAGTACATCAAGGATCTGCCCGACAAGCCGATCTACACTTTCTTGGGGATCCCTTAcgcagcgccccctgtcggaAACCTGCGGTTCCGCGCACCACAGCCTGCAGTTCCGTGGGAGGGCGCCATTGACGCCACAAAGCCCGGTCCCTACTGTCCACAAGGTCCATTGATCTTCCAGCTCTTCCCCTTCAAATTTCATCACTACGATTTCGACGAAGACTGCCTCACGCTGAACATCGAAACACCAACAGTTGAAAAAGATGCCGAATTGCCT GTAATGCTGTGGATCCACGGAGGAGGACTGTCCATGGGTTTTGGGTATGTCGTGCCCTTCGCGGCCATGGTTGCCCAGCAAGACGTCGTGGTCGTGACGATCAACTATCGTCTGGGCGCCTTGGGTTTCCTGAGCACTGGGGACGAGAACGCCCCTGGGAACGTTGGCTTCATGGACCAG GTGCAGGCAATGGCTTGGGTGCAAGAAAACATCCGAAACTTCGGAGGGGACCCGGACCGGGTCACAATTTTCGGCGAGTCGGCCGGTGGATTGAGCGTAGGCTATCAAGTCGTCTCCCCTCTTGGTAAGGGTCTATTCCGGCGAGCGATCTCTCAAAGCGGCACCTCTTTCACCATGGAGGTTGAGGAGAAGCCTCTGGAGTTAGCTGCCATCTTGGCAGACGAAGTGGGATGTGAGTCTAAGGATACGGCGATCCTGGTACACTGTTTAAGGCAGAAGACTACAGAAGAAGTCGTCCAAGGTGCTGAACGCATGATGAAGTTGGGTAGTGGCGAATGGGGCAAATACTTCGCTCCCGTTTTTAACGAAGACTTTCTTCCAGAACACCCGAAGGATCTGTACAGCCGCGGCCAAGCCAATGACGTAGACTATCTTCTTGGAGTAAACAACAACGAGTTCGGATTTGTGATGCCATCCATGATGAGTGCTAACTTCGGGCAAAAAGGAATGACAGAAGACACCTTTATTCTCGAGCTTGAGCAACTCATAGAGAGAATCTACCCG GGTACAAAGAAGGACAGTATCATAGCAGCCGCTCGGAAAGTGTACCGTGATCATGACAACCCAGACGATCCAATAGCCGTCCAGCACCAGTACACACTATTCGCCGGCGACCAATTGTTCGTGGCTCCAACTGTCGAGACCGCAGGAAAACATGCAG AATCTGGGTCTAAGGTCTACCTTTATGAAGTTCACTACGCGCCTTCGTCTCACGCTGCTGGCCGGCCGAAGTGGGTTCGGTGTGATCATGGAGACGATCTGCCCAGTATGTCCGGTTGGCCGTTCCTGGACATACATCTAGCGGCCGGAGGCGTGCTTCCATTCTCATCGGAGGACAGGCAGTTTAGCCGCGACATCATGACGTACTGGGCTAATTTTGCTCGCACCGG GGACCCGTCTGATCCTACCGGTGGCCCTGCTGGCAGCCCCGCGGTACCAGAGTGGCCCCAGTACACACCTGGCAACCCCACCTACATGAAGCTGGGACTGACGTCATCTTCTGACGTAGGGCTATACCCTGAAAGGATGGCATTATGGAATGACGTCATTCCTAAACTCGTGGCGTCGTCCGATAAAGAGGAATTATAG
- the LOC136427258 gene encoding kelch repeat and BTB domain-containing protein 8-like — MNVTNEDYPKEVLYELNELRKRAELTDVVLEVEGRSFPCHRSILASCSPYFRTMFTSGYAEAKQERISIQDVAEVAMATILDYAYSGRLQTEPDQVQALMSAAKLLQVRFVDRKAAEYMKDHLDVSNCVDVLMYADMLGDCDLFEASESYAALRFNQVALQPSFLQLPLPLLQSFLNREDLMTNLEDNIVQTALKWIKFDQKERLQHLPALCRCFRHSFISSQQLMEIESKGLSTDSKLVYSDSTTQRLGQTRTEMQIFLHGGFLDGNSFVRDHDSQQCAPCYDPSSGGLYAINMPENLGSFSVTVTPDDDLYLAGGLSRSRIGQIAIRQTAFYQYNHLLNTWEPRCEMILPRARCGLVYLKGYIYAIGGNDAEKTVERYNPSCDEWTSIPPLPRPMSSELCAVTLDGSIYVISRNGCYCFSTTENTWKKIEDMIHLPSHPQAITYRGSIYCVNCYKDWGSKCSLTCVERYDPTKGQWKLSENGYFYFNKAALMEYGEAMYLLTKPNNIDGTDQWSSSTWEKEKTMIFIYQYQPETDSWLYLGDKGRLVPPLARWLGYGSRVDCLTARLIPMCLVDSNAFEDLEVPPPLGH; from the exons ATGAACGTAACCAATGAGGACTACCCTAAGGAAGTTCTCTACGAACTGAACGAACTGAGGAAGCGGGCTGAGCTGACAGACGTGGTTCTGGAGGTGGAAGGAAGAAG TTTCCCCTGCCATCGCTCCATCCTGGCATCGTGCAGTCCCTACTTCCGTACCATGTTCACCAGCGGCTACGCGGAGGCCAAACAGGAGAGGATCAGCATCCAGGATGTGGCTGAggtagccatggcaaccattCTGGACTACGCCTACTCCGGCCGCCTTCAAACAGAGCCAGACCAGGTCCAGGCTCTGATGTCTGCAGCCAAACTCCTACAG GTTCGTTTTGTAGACCGCAAAGCAGCTGAATACATGAAAGACCATCTGGACGTGTCCAACTGTGTAGATGTTTTGATGTATGCTGACATGCTGGGGGACTGTGACCTATTTGAGGCCAGTGAGAGTTACGCTGCATTACG GTTCAACCAGGTGGCACTACAACCCTCCTTTCTCCAGTTGCCACTGCCGCTGCTCCAGTCGTTCCTTAACAGGGAAGATTTAATGACCAATTTAGAAGACAACATCGTGCAAACGGCTTTAAAGTGGATCAAATTTGACCAAAAAGAACGCTTGCAACACCTTCCTGCCCTTTGCAGATGCTTCCGTCATTCCTTCATCAGCTCACAGCAACTTATGGAAATCGAGAGTAAGGGTCTGTCAACAGACAGCAAGTTGGTTTACAGTGACAGCACAACTCAGCGTCTGGGACAAACAcgaactgaaatgcaaattttcCTACATGGAGGTTTTTTAGACGGTAATTCCTTTGTCAGAGACCATGATTCTCAGCAGTGTGCTCCTTGCTATGACCCTTCTTCTGGTGGATTATATGCAATCAATATGCCTGAAAACCTGGGCAGCTTCTCTGTGACAGTCACTCCTGATGATGACCTGTACCTGGCAGGGGGTCTTAGCAGGAGCAGGATTGGTCAGATTGCTATCAGGCAGACGGCATTTTACCAATACAATCACCTGTTAAACACATGGGAACCAAGGTGTGAGATGATTTTACCCAGAGCCAG GTGTGGTCTGGTGTATCTGAAGGGGTACATCTATGCCATTGGTGGTAATGATGCTGAGAAAACAGTAGAGCGGTACAACCCCAGTTGTGATGAGTGGACATCCATACCACCCCTCCCTCGTCCCATGTCCTCAGAGCTGTGTGCTGTGACCCTTGATGGCAGTATATATGTCATAAGCAGGAATGGCTGCTACTGCTTCAGTACCACAGAGAATACATGGAAGAAGATAGAAGACATGATTCACCTACCATCGCATCCACAGGCCATTACGTATCGGGGAAGCATCTACTGTGTAAACTGCTACAAAGACTGGGGATCAAAATGCTCATTAACTTGTGTAGAGAGGTATGACCCTACAAAAGGTCAGTGGAAGTTGTCAGAGAATGGTTATTTTTACTTCAACAAAGCAGCCCTGATGGAATATGGAGAGGCTATGTACCTCCTCACTAAACCCAACAACATTGATGGAACAGACCAATGGAGCAGTTCAACTTGGGAAAAAGAAAAAACTATGATTTTCATTTACCAGTACCAACCAGAAACAGACTCTTGGCTGTATCTAGGAGACAAGGGCAGGCTGGTTCCCCCCTTGGCTCGGTGGTTGGGATACGGAAGTAGAGTAGATTGCCTGACGGCAAGGTTGATCCCAATGTGCCTTGTGGATTCAAATGCATTTGAGGACCTGGAAGTACCTCCTCCTTTGGGCCACTGA
- the LOC136427275 gene encoding uncharacterized protein produces MSIQVFFHVDDKAALFKRCFDLLRPGGAMYIEDFYRTKDINREEREVLTEFLNSTDDMATMKETKGLLEDAGFTGIEMKELSSYSQYTYSRWAEWKNNPDMYTQLYGQDNYKGWLGQASTTKRLCHDFGVVAGGYFVARKA; encoded by the exons ATGAGTATCCAAGTCTTCTTCCACGTCGACGATAAGGCGGCTTTGTTCAAACGATGCTTCGATCTACTGAGGCCTGGAGGTGCTAT GTACATCGAAGACTTCTACCGGACGAAGGACATCAACCGTGAGGAGAGGGAAGTGCTGACCGAGTTCTTGAACAGCACTGATGACATGGCCACCATGAAGGAGACCAAAGGCCTGCTGGAGGACGCTGGATTCACTGGCATTGAG ATGAAAGAGTTGTCTAGCTACAGTCAGTATACCTACAGCCGCTGGGCTGAGTGGAAGAATAATCCCGACATGTACACCCAACTGTACGGCCAGGACAACTACAAGGGCTGGCTCGGACAGGCCAGCACCACCAAGCGGCTGTGTCACGACTTCGGCGTCGTTGCAGGGGGGTACTTCGTGGCAAGGAAGGCCTGA